One window of Cervus elaphus chromosome 2, mCerEla1.1, whole genome shotgun sequence genomic DNA carries:
- the LOC122705279 gene encoding olfactory receptor 8B3-like — protein sequence MAPGNDSFMTQFILVGLTDQSVLQLPLFLLFLVMYTVTVMRNLSLIILIGLSSHLHTSMYFFLFNLSLIDLCYSSVFTPKMLINIISKKKIISYMGCMTQLYFFTFFGISECYVLTSMAYDHYVAICSPLLYNAAMSPKVCSSLMLVSYLMAFLDAMTLIGGMLRLTFCDTNTINHYLCDTYPLLQLSCTSTYILELEIIIVSGINIILPSLTIFVSYGLILSNILRISSTEGRSKAFSTCSSHIIAVSLFFGSSAFVYLKPSSMPMNKGKVSSVFYTNVVPMMNPLIYSLRNKDVKLALRKVLRMVKF from the coding sequence ATGGCTCCAGGGAATGACTCTTTCATGACTCAGTTCATTTTAGTGGGATTAACAGACCAGTCAGTTCTTCAACTCCCCCTGTTTCTCCTGTTTCTAGTAATGTATACGGTCACTGTGATGAGAAATTTGAGCTTGATCATTCTAATTGGGCTGAGTTCACACCTGCACACCTCTATGTACTTTTTCCTGTTTAATTTGTCCTTAATAGATCTCTGTTATTCTTCTGTTTTTACACCTAAAATGCTGATCAACATCATATCAAAGAAGAAGATTATATCCTACATGGGGTGCATGACTCagctttacttcttcactttttttGGTATTTCTGAATGTTATGTGCTGACATCAATGGCCTATGAccactatgtggccatctgtagcCCACTCTTGTATAATGCTGCCATGTCCCCTAAAGTGTGTTCCAGCCTTATGCTCGTTTCCTACTTGATGGCCTTTTTGGATGCCATGACCCTTATTGGAGGCATGTTGAGACTGACCTTCTGTGATACAAACACTATCAACCATTATCTGTGTGACACCTACCCTCTGCTCCAGCTCTCCTGCACGAGTACCTACATCCTTGAGCTGGAAATTATCATCGTGTCAGGAATCAACATCATTCTTCCCAGTCTCACCATCTTTGTCTCTTATGGCCTCATCCTCTCCAACATCCTTCGCATCAGCTCCACAGAGGGCAGGTCTAAAGCCTTCAGCACCTGCAGTTCCCACATCATTGCTGTTTCTCTGTTCTTTGGATCTAGTGCATTTGTGTATCTCAAACCATCTTCTATGCCCATGAATAAGGGAAAAGTCTCTTCTGTCTTTTACACTAATGTGGTTCCCATGATGAATCCCTTAATTTACAGCTTAAGGAACAAAGATGTTAAACTTGCTCTGAGAAAAGTCCTAAGGATGGTGAAGTTTTGA